tttatccattttttgtCATTGCACAATTAAAAACTACATTATATCACCATGATTATTCTgatattaatacattttaatgcatgaataattctaaatttttttattttcttctttctcactgtatattttctaaatttgcatgtttatttaaaaaataaaataaaataaaataatttgataaattataaaaatttcaatttataaataattgtacaaattaaaagttataaattttgaaaattattgctgaaatataaaaattatgttgtTATTTGACCTTAACATACATCATTTACTATCATATTAAATCAttaatcttttaaaaatatataataaattatgagTGCAAGTTGTATGACtaaatttaaacaaaattttaaacagaatatttctattttaattaatcataattagtattatattgtataataattaatatattttatcagtaataaaaatattttctacgATAtggtttttttaaaatataatttttgtgaaaatataatattttataagaaaaaatcattaaaattataatttataccCTTAATATAtggtatattattttatgaatttctgaataatatatattttaaattaaattagttAATCTGAAATAtcaagaaattatatatacttttttttattttattttgacaATTATAGTAAGAAATAATAtcaaatttttgtatttaataattaaattatatattatgaatttaaaattattttaataaattattttttttgattaatgGTGAgtgtttaataaataataatataataaaaattttataatttatttttaatttattattcttaatctctgttacaaatattaatgttatatgtattttattttttacgaagaaataaaatataattcaaatttttttttttaaattagtaTAGTTTATCAGAAGAaatgtttaatattatttataattctttcCATAATGAATGTATTGCATTATTAAAAGTTTTATATCATGGTCCAAAAAAGGAagttaatgttttttattaaaattaatgtatttatttttttaacttggATAAGTCATATTGATGATAATAAGGTCTGatgatattatttaaagatattttatattagttatatttcgtgtgttttattattaatacctATTGTTTgcatgaaattatttttttttttaaatcacgaatatttactttatttattttaggGTATCATTGATAAACATTTCTATAAAACGATTAACGTTTATAGAATATTAAGTACAAAATCCTTTggattttttagaaaatttaaagaagGGGATTCGAATATGGTAAGTGTAAAAGAAGATATCTCTACTATTAATGGAggaaacaaaatttataaatctaataatatgaaagaaACCGATGAAACAAATTTACAGTCAAATGAAAGTTTATTAAATAGTGAAGGTGCTTGCGAATTATATGAGAAAATTATACCATCTGTACATATCGAAAAAGAttcatgttttaaaaataatgtctTAGGCAATATgtcttttaaaaatgaagataagAGCGTTATGAATCCTAATAAtgagaatattaaaaagaagtcatatattaaatatgtttttctttttgttttgcCTATGTTGCTTCCATTAGCTGAATTGATAATGCACTTATATGAAACGTTGTCGTGGTCTGATTATTATGGTAGTTCGACTGATGCATTATCAATTATGTCAATAGTAAATATAGGAGTTATGTCAACATTAACATTCatagttataatatttattatttttatctgtATAAGCcttaaaaaagggaaaaatgaagcatttaaaatatgaaacgaataattagaaaaaaaggaattttttttaatgttgtCCTTTAGAACAATTAAGCTATGTAAATCACTTAAAGATAAACGTATgtaaagaataatattataaatttttagatTTTTTACGTACACTTGTAtggttatatattttttaatgtgaatctatgataatataaatctttaatatttttgtgaaTTTAAGTGTTTTAATGCTTTCATTACATATTGAATATAATGATTCCGCTTAATACGGTattattgttcatatatatatacatatatataaatatatatgtgtatttaaCTAGATTTTCATGAAATATGTAATCACCTgcgttaaaattaatattaaaaatcacaatttatatattagcaTAAATATCATGTGTTAATTTACATCtgtataagtaaaaaataatcttGTTTTTATGatgttttacttttaaatgattatatGCTGATATAatcaaaagaatatattatttgtttcaagttatacaaaaattatccTGTTCTGCATACGAACAAACAAAGTGAATAAATGCAGTTGTATTtgcattttaattttttatttaattttatttaaatttatacaaCCATTTAATTACTGTTTGTATAAattgtattataatatatttaattttacacaaaatataaatttattttataagagctacatttatattaaaaaaatgcaatCCAATGAAACATAGTGAATGACTTCATGTAGacaatttcaaaaatatatatgataattactttttatatattttaattttttattcttattttatattatgatttaatagtttttaattaattatttatgtgttATATAAGGTACAAAAAAGTGaataacatttataatattttaaatagtatAAGATTAAagataaacaaaattttgcgcattttaatattattattatgatagaTTCTCTTAGTgacttatatataatatttacatattattatactctACAACTTCTGGTTTTTATTAGGTTCCTTCATATAATGTAGAATATAATGGTACTTggtttattgttttttttttaattgtttttctATGAATActcttaataaaatttatattttagaaaGGAATTGAACTTttagtaatttatattaatccatttgtttatttttgctCTAAAATTTGATCTCtatatttaaagaattataaatttattttataatcccattaataaattgaatttttgtttttttttaaccttaTATTAGTTGagcttatacatatatatataatatataaactcATTAAGAGTGTTTTGAACTTAGAagattaattaaaaagaattaatattaataaattaatggtgtaaaaaatataaatatgtcaCTATGAATAAACATAAACGAAAACAAAAGTTTCgatcattttcattatttttttaaagtagaTAATTTCGTTATGGTATATCTTAGTACACATattagtagtaatagtataGTTGCAAATATTCAATAGCTTTATAGAAAATATCActgtaaaaatgataatgaaactattggaaaataaaatttaactGAAAATACGTATCCTATATtatcctttatttttaaacaaaatactGAAATAACTGAATTAATATACACCcgaattatataatatgagTAACATTActaattaaagaaaatataaactacTATAATAAAACTCGAGTTAGGAAGAAATGAGAAGGACAAGTGACATTATATACAGaagatgtaaaaaaatattaaagcttttatataaattattatattaatccacatatatatatatatatacatacgtgcaataaatatatactaatatatatatatatatatataatatgaatagtACATGATATATACATCTAATGAAGAAcaagttttatatttaacggaaaaatgaaaattgtttatagatcaaattttcatttggtttaatagatataattaattaaactATATCatcatacatatttttaataaacgtatcatttaaaatataatatgggGGAAAATAAATACGCAAAAAATATGTGTAGCCAAATTAGATACATcagaatttataatttactaaataaatagaaGAATGTAAGTTTATATAATGCGAATTATAGGATAttcttcataatatatagtattatttattaacatattctcttatattttattatattaatacaaatatgtataatttaggATACTAAGTGACAATCTTGTAAgagatatatttaaagattATGAAAAGGAATCTTATAAtgtattcttatatttatatatataatacatatacactatatatatataagagtGTGAGATaaagtaataatttaattatctCATTTTTGTGTAATGAAGTAGTGAAATATGTGCTATGcgtcatataaaaataaattaatttttttttatcttcatttaattaattactttttttaagaGTAATTGActagaaaatattatataaatttataatgtatataattaaagtaatatatttaataaatattccttatataattaacaaGATTCTAATAGTAACAAACAGgttagaataaaaatattgagatataatattttcttcttctaatgatgtattctaaaaaatatcttatttatattatttactttagtttcataaaatttataatgaaaaatgtgATTTTCAGTAgtgtttatttataaatgattaaaaatgaatattctcttctgaaatatataaaatattcttgaaaaaaattaattcatcaaagattttcctaatttttttttatgtaatatttatatattatccaTTCGCATAtcttatttatatcattttatttaaaattatattttaaattatcacaATTAATGAAGGTCTTTTTTCACTAAATTGCCCTTTacactttaattttttatttttttattatttatatttctatttaatatataaatttttttttttttttttggaaaacaTATAGAcggaaaaataataaatccTTATATTAAAGAAGTTTCCTTTAaatagttataaaaaaaaatacatttaataaagctatatataattaaaatgttttatctttaataattttaatgcaaaattataaaagagCTCCTATGAATTTCAATTTGTAAAATCTGAAACGTTTGTCGATGAACTTATTAACACAGTGCAGCATTTAGTAAgataatgcatatatattctatatatccTATATATCATAGATTAACTAAAAAATTGTGtagtaaaaaaatgtatacctttttttttccatccTACCATttctgttatatttattaaatttgtttatgttttttaattataaaatcatttttaaaaggtataatatgtacacaaaacaatttttatggTTAGGaagatagaaaaaattaatagatatattaatatatgtcaTGGTCTCTAGCCGctcaacatatatataatttttgttttatatataaaataaaaaattttattaccaaagaaaaaaatttatttcattttctttctgaaaagcattaataaaaaaattttcaatttatatCTTAGATAACTGATGCAAATAAATACTGtgattttttaattgaatgAATAAGTTCtacttaaaattattttaattagtgctgctattttataaataaaactttattgagaaaaatatttactaaaatatatttaaaactaTACTCTCACttttatactttatatttgtatattatttgtgGAATTTAATACctttcttttaaaaacaatatataaaatattagcatatatacatatatctttCTTCCGGTACCTTTAGAATTCTcaatgatatttttatttagttaaagatattataatataattgcttgatgaaaagaaaaaaaaaatttattattttatttaaaactcTTAtctttatactttttatttgtaaattttttaattcagaTAATGTGCTATATTGATAATACTTAGGACACTCGCTCAATATTCATTGTTTCttcatatgatatatatatataataataacaatagaatatttcttaataaataaatacatatataacattgtaaaaagttaaaatatattattttctttgtaTCATACGTTTTATAAATCATTagataatatgaataatggACGTAGTACTTTAGCCTTATGAAACGGTAGACTATTGTTAGAAaatgagaataaaaaaaaatatatagaattaaTATCTGTGTTATTTGGAAATGGATATAATTATTCAGAAATTGTAGATGATAGTGGAGGATCCaaatatgatgaaaaatatgaatttatgaATACAGATAATTCAAGATTTTCATGCAGAAGATTAATCAAAAAACGCACATGTTATTTGTAAACAGTTCGCAGAGATAGATAATTTCTTTggaaaatatgttataagaGAATTAgtcttatataaaaatttaggaGATATACATATTCTACCAAGAAAGAGGTTTTAAAACATTCATCATATATTAGTACAGCTTTGATATTTGTACATCCtgtaatacttttttaatggtatctcaattttttattttaactgcTTATTATGGTGATCTAAATGATTATCTTGGACATATAGAATCATTCATAGGAGAACTTCCTCGTACCTTTGGATTGGACTATATGTTTGCGTTAGTTATTCTAAGTATTTCAGTGGCTATTTACGTACTAGTAAAATTCTTGAAATATACAATTGTTGTACGGAGGGAAGGAGTTTAACCTAgctataataaatacatcgattttataaaaaaatctttttctCACCTAAAATATATCTACTATATTGTAAATGATATTATGTTCTTAAATAAATTCCTTcttgtatgcatataaattatattattcattctAGATTATGTACTCGTATATGTCGACAcacaaaatagaaaaaataaatttaatatttattttaatttggatatttttatatttttgttttgttaatACACTGTATTTTTATGAGGTAATTTATTAATCTTATttgttatacatatatatgtatactttgTATTTCATAGAAtcgtttattatatattattatgttttcttAACACATATGTAATCTGTATGTGAGAACATTATCTGAATACatgtttttatgtaaattttttaagtaaaatatgtTCTCATTTAATTTgatttataaaacaaaaattaaaggaaCTTTAATCAAGAAACGAGgcaatttataattttaacaatCATATCTTTTCTTGGTTTTTTTATGGTTGTATATCATTAAATGATTACTATTTTAAAcctatttattacatattagtTCTAATTTAAACGTACGTggtttttcttcttttaataaatctaaatttttatttttatttttttttaatatgtattatgcaaacatatacttaataaatatatattttaacaaatttttatgaaaggTATGTGTTGTACgaaatttatcatataaacatattttaaatggaattttatattatttgaatagttaaagataaaattattcacATGAACCAgtattattttgcttttatgAATTAACTGTTAATAGAAAATTACCAATTTTAGAATtcatgaaaatatataattaaataaaggaCTTACATCCATGTATCAATGTATAACATacgtaatttttatatataatatactttataagtattaattaaaaatatattacaaaagaaattatataataaaaatatattttatttttatgtttttgaTATTAAGTGAAAACATTTTTGAACCAATGTTAATTTGTGTTTAGAACGAATTACTGAACTGTTCTTACCTTTATGTCTTAaagaatatgtattttataaacaCGAATAACATACTAattgtaaaatttaattaaacatcaatcaatatataaaaaaaattttattcgaaatatattttttctgtaacatcattacatattaataatcaaacatatatatgtgagcAGTAAGAATTTTTACTCTCCACTTTTGTTTATAACAGGAAACGtagaatattaaatatgtataaaaatataagctaTTTACATTATTGAATAGGAATATTATTGGatatttttagttatatttttaataatattatgttaagtgaaagaaaatttaagTTATACGTTAGCTCAATAAGTGCATAATTATGATTTTGTCTATTCTACAATTAACaatatacattaattaaaattttaagcaCTATACTAACTAAAAGAATTGATTATGTTAGGgaatatatatgctttttaattatttttatacactTTATTTTAATGCAACTTTAATTTTCCCAAAAGTTTTATTGTGTAAATTCAGTTCAATCACCAAATTAAGtccaataattttttagttattatACTATACGTATATTTAACAACGTATTGTACATCATATGAAATGGTTTAtgtatttccatttttttgcaaaaatatagctttatattagaaaatcgagtataatatttgtgtaaatattaataaaaatgtttaccACATtgctaaaaaaaattttagtatattccttaataattttggtttttcttttattagtattaaatattataatattttacgtaattatattctattatttaaacaatttGCGTATGTCTACAATGTCGTTTTAGTTTATAGTTCAAAATATTAGTAAGAAATTTCagatatatttgtataatattaattttttg
The sequence above is drawn from the Plasmodium malariae genome assembly, chromosome: 5 genome and encodes:
- the PmUG01_05042500 gene encoding Plasmodium exported protein, unknown function codes for the protein MVQKRKLMFFIKINVFIFLTWISHIDDNKGIIDKHFYKTINVYRILSTKSFGFFRKFKEGDSNMVSVKEDISTINGGNKIYKSNNMKETDETNLQSNESLLNSEGACELYEKIIPSVHIEKDSCFKNNVLGNMSFKNEDKSVMNPNNENIKKKSYIKYVFLFVLPMLLPLAELIMHLYETLSWSDYYGSSTDALSIMSIVNIGVMSTLTFIVIIFIIFICISLKKGKNEAFKI